One genomic region from Ursus arctos isolate Adak ecotype North America unplaced genomic scaffold, UrsArc2.0 scaffold_17, whole genome shotgun sequence encodes:
- the ZNF24 gene encoding zinc finger protein 24, producing MSAQSVEEDSILIIPTPDEEEKILRVKLEEDPDGEEGSSIPWNHLPEPEVFRQRFRQFGYQDSPGPREAVSQLRELCRLWLRPETHTKEQILELVVLEQFVAILPKELQTWVREHHPENGEEAVTVLEDLESELDDPGQPVSLRRRKREVLVEEIVSQEEAQGLPNSELDAVENQLKWASWELHSLRHCDDDGRTENGALAPKQEIPSAVESQEVPGTLSIGVPQIFKYGEACFPKGRFERKRNPSRKKQHICDECGKHFSQGSALILHQRIHSGEKPYGCVECGKAFSRSSILVQHQRVHTGEKPYKCLECGKAFSQNSGLINHQRIHTGEKPYECVQCGKSYSQSSNLFRHQRRHNAEKLLNVVKV from the exons ATGTCTGCACAGTCCGTGGAAGAAGATTCAATACTTATAATCCCAACTCcagatgaagaggaaaaaattctGAGAGTGAAGTTGGAGGAGGATCCTGATGGCGAAGAGGGATCAAGCATCCCCTGGAACCATCTTCCTGAGCCAGAGGTTTTCCGACAGCGATTCAGGCAGTTTGGATACCAGGATTCACCTGGACCCCGTGAAGCTGTGAGCCAGCTTCGAGAACTTTGCCGTCTATGGCTCAGGccagagacacacacaaaagaacaaattttgGAGCTGGTAGTGCTGGAGCAGTTTGTTGCCATCCTACCCAAGGAACTGCAGACTTGGGTTCGAGAGCATCATCCAGAGAACGGAGAGGAGGCAGTGACAGTGCTGGAGGATTTAGAGAGTGAGCTCGACGACCCTGGACAGCCG gtttctctcCGTCGACGAAAACGGGAAGTTCTGGTAGAGGAGATAGTTTCTCAAGAAGAAGCTCAGGGATTACCAAATTCTGAGCTTGATGCTGTGGAGAACCAGCTCAAGTGGGCATCCTGGGAGCTCCATTCCCTAAGGCACTGTG acgATGATGGTAGGACTGAAAATGGAGCACTAGCTCCGAAGCAGGAGATCCCTTCAGCAGTAGAATCTCAAGAAGTTCCTGGCACTCTCAGTATAGGTGTTCCTCAGATTTTTAAGTACGGAGAAGCCTGTTTCCCCAAGGGcagatttgaaagaaagagaaatccctCTCGAAAGAAACAACATATATGTGATGAATGTGGAAAACACTTCAGTCAGGGCTCAGCCCTCATTCTTCATCAAAGAATCCACAGTGGGGAGAAACCTTACGGATGTGTCGAATGTGGGAAAGCATTCAGCAGAAGTTCTATCCTTGTGCAACATCAGAGAGTCCATACTGGAGAAAAACCTTACAAATGTCttgaatgtggaaaagcctttagCCAGAATTCTGGGCTTATTAATCATCAGAGAATCCATACTGGGGAGAAACCTTATGAATGCGTTCAGTGTGGGAAATCTTATAGTCAAAGCTCAAATCTTTTTAGACATCAGCGAAGACACAATGCAGAAAAACTTCTGAATGTTGTGAAAGtttaa
- the LOC113253334 gene encoding zinc finger protein 271, which produces MVILQLLPEVPSVQLQPMETHFSYESQEHHLLSDGETKTKIGEVTSEEEITTKIEPLPEESGNPRDDVLQDSECRGICEFGDKLNEKDQNLFKRRQHNCDECGQSFAWSTGLIRHRRTHWEKPYECDKCGKTFSVSSALVMHQRIHTGEKPYPCTWCIKSFSRSSDLIKHQRVHTGEKPYKCDECGKAFSQSSDLIIHQRIHTGEKPYQCSHCSKSFSQRSDLVKHQRIHTGEKPYTCNQCNKHFSQSSDVIKHQRIHTGEKPYKCDVCGKAFSQSSDLILHQRIHTGEKPYPCNQCSKSFSQNSDLIKHRRIHTGEKPYKCNECGKAFNQSSVLILHQRIHTGEKPYPCNQCSKTFSRLSDLMNHQRIHTGEKPYPCSQCSKMFSRRSDLVKHHRIHTGEKPYECEECGKTFSQSSNLILHQRIHTGEKPYPCSDCTKSFSRRSDLVKHQRIHTGEKPYTCNQCNKSFSQSSDLTKHQRVHSGEKPYHCDHCEKAFSQSSDLILHQRIHTGEKPYPCTQCSKSFSQNSDLIKHQRIHTGEKPYQCPECGKAFSQCSALILHQRIHTGEKPYSCDQCGKSFSRRSDLINHQRIHAGEKPHRCDACGKAFSICTELTEHWGVHTAEKPHMCVQGSRSFSQLSDLINRETVHSGEDRLGVMNVGEPLEYTPTLFCTRDTIPEKNLRNAIDDYEKGFNQCSTLVLH; this is translated from the exons ATGGTAATTCTCCAGTTGCTCCCCGAGGTGCCAAGTGTCCAGTTACAGCCCATGGAGACCCACTTCAGTTATGAATCTCAAGAACACCACCTTCTGTCAG atGGTGAGACTAAGACCAAGATTGGAGAGGTGACTTCAGAGGAGGAAATTACAACAAAAATTGAACCATTGCCTGAAGAGTCTGGCAACCCCAGAGATGATGTTCTCCAGGATTCTGAATGCAGAGGAATCTGTGAATTTGGggataaattaaatgaaaaggatCAAAACCTCTTTAAAAGAAGACAGCATAATTGTGATGAATGTGGGCAAAGCTTTGCTTGGAGTACAGGCCTTATTAGGCATCGAAGAACCCATTgggagaaaccctatgaatgtgaTAAGTGTGGAAAGACCTTTAGTGTGAGCTCAGCTCTGGTTAtgcatcagagaattcatactggggagaaaccctATCCTTGTACTTGGTGCATTAAAAGTTTCAGTCGGAGCTCAGACCTTATTAAACATCAAAGAGTCCACACTGGCGAAAAACCTTATAAATGtgatgaatgtgggaaagccttcagtcaGAGTTCTGATCTTATTATCCATCAGAGAATCCATACAGGAGAAAAACCCTATCAGTGCAGTCATTGTAGTAAAAGCTTTAGCCAGCGCTCAGACCTGGTTAAGCATCAGAGAATCCATACTGGAGAGAAGCCTTATACATGTAACCAGTGTAACAAACATTTTAGTCAAAGTTCTGATGTTATAAAACATCAAAGAatccacactggggagaaaccATATAAATGTGATGTGTGTGGAAAAGCCTTCAGTCAGAGCTCAGATCTTATTCtgcatcagagaattcacactgggGAGAAACCATATCCATGTAATCAGTGTAGCAAAAGTTTCAGTCAGAACTCAGACCTTATTAAACATCGAAGgatccacactggagagaaaccctataaatgtaatgaatgtggtaAAGCTTTTAATCAGAGCTCAGTCCTTATTCtgcatcagagaattcacactggagagaaaccctatccATGTAATCAATGTAGCAAAACCTTCAGTAGACTTTCAGATCTCATGaatcatcagagaattcacactggagagaaaccttacccATGTAGCCAGTGCAGTAAAATGTTCAGTCGAAGATCAGACCTTGTTAAACATCATAGAATTCATACAGGtgagaagccctatgaatgtGAGGAGTGTGGGAAAACCTTTAGTCAGAGCTCAAATCTTATTCTACATCAGAgaatccacactggagagaaaccctatccATGTAGTGATTGTACTAAAAGTTTTAGTCGTCGTTCAGACCTTGTTAAACATCAAAGAatccacactggggagaagccGTACACATGTAACCAGTGCAATAAAAGTTTTAGTCAAAGCTCAGACCTCACTAAACATCAGAGAGTGCACTCTGGGGAAAAGCCCTATCATTGTGATCATTGTGAGAAAGCCTTTAGTCAGAGTTCTGACCTTATTcttcatcagagaattcacactggagaaaaaccaTACCCATGCACACAGTGCAGCAAAAGTTTCAGCCAGAACTCAGACCTTATCAAACACCAGAGAATCCACACTGGGGAAAAACCATATCAATGTCCTGAGTGTGGAAAGGCCTTTAGTCAGTGCTCAGCTCTTATCCTACATCAGAGGATCCACACTGGGGAAAAACCATATTCGTGTGATCAGTGTGGCAAAAGCTTTAGTCGGCGCTCTGACCTCATTAACCATCAAAGAATCCATGCTGGTGAAAAGCCACATAGATGTGATgcatgtgggaaagccttcagcaTATGCACTGAACTTACCGAACACTGGGGAGTCCACACTGCGGAGAAACCCCACATGTGTGTTCAGGGCAGCAGAAGTTTTAGCCAGCTCTCTGATCTTATTAATCGTGAGACTGTCCATTCTGGGGAAGACAGGCTAGGTGTGATGAATGTGGGAGAACCTTTAGAGTATACACCGACTTTGTTCTGTACCAGAGACACTATAccagaaaaaaatcttaggaaTGCTATTGATGATTATGAAAAAGGTTTTAATCAGTGCTCAACTCTTGtgctacattaa